GACTAGATTGCGGGAAATGCAGCAGAATCTATCCACGAATGCTGAGCCGACTGGCACGTTTGATGCACTACTTGACGTCCTCACCCTCCGTAAACGACTGACTTTTACCCATAAGTTTGCAACCCAATAATTTCGTTGTATAAATATCGGAACACCTCTTAAAGGATTCCGATTTATGACTTGCACGATTGGCGGCGAGCTGAGCCGTTGTGACTTCGGGGATGCGAGATTGACTACTCGTGTGGTGAAGTTGGCTTCGTCCATTTGCGAGCATCCGAAAGCCTCGATCAATGCCGCGTGCGGCAGCTTTGCTGCTAGCAAAGGTGCGTACAGGTTCTTTCAGAATGAAAACGTAAAACCGGACAAAATCTTAGCAAACCATATTCAAAATACGTGCGAGCGCGCCGCTAACGACGGTAGGCCGATCTTGGCAATTCAAGATACGACGGACCTAATTTACACTAAGTTCCCAAGTATCAAAGACCTTGGGCAGCGCCTAAAAGCCAGTAAGGACTATGATCAAGGTGTCAAGGGCTTGATGCTACACTCAACCCTTGCATTAAATATGGATGGAGTGCCTCTCGGCATAGCCAAACAAACGTTCTTCACATTTGATGATGTAAAGGCAGGACGTGGGCAAAAAAACACGAACGAACGGGGAATTAACAAAACGTTCCCTATCAATAAAAAGGTGAGCTACCGTTGGCTAGATCATCTTCAGTCACTGAATAAATTGGCTCGCACGCATAATACTTCGATCATTCACGTCGCAGATCGAGAGGCTGATATCTATGAATTTCTGCACCTTAGTGCGACTGAGGCATCGAGTTTTGTCGTAAGATCAAAAAGTGATAGATTGACTCAAGGTGTTACGCGACGCGGAAAAACACCAACCCTCACAAAGTTGATTGCGAATGCCAATGCGTTGTTGACAGTTGCATTTGACGTCGATGGCGTCGAGATCAAGTGCGAGATAAGACATCTCACGACGACATTAAGACCGCCACAACGGCTGCCAACGGCACAGAGCGGCGTTTTGAAGCCGATTGAGGTCTCAGTCGTAGATGTGCGGCAGACTGACCGTAATGATGATCCGATCCACTGGCGTCTGTTCACAAATTTGCCATGCGGTAGTGTGGAAGAAGTTCTGAATGTCGTAAAAGTTTATCGCCACAGGTGGGCAATTGAATGCTTTCACCGAATTTTAAAATCGGGTTTTCAAGTCGAGGCTGCGAGACTGGCAAATCGCCAG
This genomic interval from Deltaproteobacteria bacterium contains the following:
- a CDS encoding IS4 family transposase; translation: MTCTIGGELSRCDFGDARLTTRVVKLASSICEHPKASINAACGSFAASKGAYRFFQNENVKPDKILANHIQNTCERAANDGRPILAIQDTTDLIYTKFPSIKDLGQRLKASKDYDQGVKGLMLHSTLALNMDGVPLGIAKQTFFTFDDVKAGRGQKNTNERGINKTFPINKKVSYRWLDHLQSLNKLARTHNTSIIHVADREADIYEFLHLSATEASSFVVRSKSDRLTQGVTRRGKTPTLTKLIANANALLTVAFDVDGVEIKCEIRHLTTTLRPPQRLPTAQSGVLKPIEVSVVDVRQTDRNDDPIHWRLFTNLPCGSVEEVLNVVKVYRHRWAIECFHRILKSGFQVEAARLANRQRIENFATVLSIVSWFIFWLYKFGRISPSTLAASVIDKDGIKVLLVSAKKLKIKASRTMTLGEALLIVARLGGFLGRTGDGDPGMQSIWRGWRCLAERMDFLDALTYG